The genomic stretch ACCAAGAAGCAAAATATATTTATGATAAAATATAGAAAAAGATGATTAAGAAGGGACAATTAAAGTGAAACCAACAATTTATGATGTTGCGGAAAAAGCAGGTGTATCAATAGCAACTGTATCCAAGGTAATTAATCAAACTGGGCGTATTAGTGAAAAAACAATAAACAAAGTAAATCAGGTAATGGATGAACTAGATTACCAGCCAAGTAGTGTAGCGGCAGCGTTAACAGGTAAAAAAACATATGCAATTGGGGTACTTGTCCCAGATATCTCAAATCCTTTTTTTGCTGAAGTAGCAAGAGCGTTCGAAAATAGTGCACGAGAATCAGGGTATACACTCATTTTATGTAGTACAGACCATCAAACAAAACGTGAGCATGAATACATTGATTTACTATTTAAAAAGCAAGTAGATGGCATTATTATTGCGACGGAGCTAAATGATTATAAACTTGTAAAAAAAATCGTAAATCGAGATTTACCACTTGTACTATTCACTGTAGACCATCCTTCTATCACGACTCACGTGGTGGCAACTGATGATATGAGGGGAGGCTATCTAGCTGGGAATTATCTAACGCAGAAAGGTCATACATCGCTAACGATTATGATGGAGAAGGATAGAAAAAGTAGCTTAGGGAGATTGACTGGTTTCAAACAAGCTCTTACGGATTCAGGAATTTCATTAGATGACGATGCTATCATTAGCTGTTATTCGACTGTGGAAGATAGCAAACGTGCAAGTAAAGA from Bacillus thuringiensis encodes the following:
- a CDS encoding LacI family DNA-binding transcriptional regulator; protein product: MKPTIYDVAEKAGVSIATVSKVINQTGRISEKTINKVNQVMDELDYQPSSVAAALTGKKTYAIGVLVPDISNPFFAEVARAFENSARESGYTLILCSTDHQTKREHEYIDLLFKKQVDGIIIATELNDYKLVKKIVNRDLPLVLFTVDHPSITTHVVATDDMRGGYLAGNYLTQKGHTSLTIMMEKDRKSSLGRLTGFKQALTDSGISLDDDAIISCYSTVEDSKRASKELLNLPNRPTAVFACTDLIAICLMNEARKQGLSIPEDLSIIGFDNTIYAEIADPGLTTIEQPIKQMAACTFEQLLKTMEMKEHAKQKITIIPQLVERSSVKDIT